The Planctomycetaceae bacterium genome includes the window CTGCACAATTATGGCAGCCATCCCATGCCGGCCAAGGCGTACTTCGACCTCAAGTACGACATTGAGGCGTATGGCCAGGGAGTCGCGCGCAAGATCGAGTCGCTGCCTTACACGCTGGCGAACCTGCGCAAGGTCGGCGGCGTCTGCATCGACCAGGCGTACTACGCCGCGGAAATATGCAAGACGCTGGGGATCCCGGCGGCGGTCGTTCATGGCAGCGGGTCCAGCGGCATGTCCCACGCGTGGGTGGCGTACCTGAAGGTTGCCGGCGGACGCGGGTCGTGGGACTCCCAGACGGGGCGCTATGCCGTCCACCAGTATAACACGGGATATCTTTATGACCCCGCCGACGGCAAAGAACAGATGGACTCAGCGCTGATGCTGACCGGTCAGATCGCGCAACTGCCGCTGGAGCGGCGGGAACAGGCCGACGCGGCGGCCGCCGCGGCGCGCCTGGTCGTCGACGCCGCCAAGCGCGGCGACGTGGAAGTCCTCAAGACGCTCGCGCAGGACGTCAACGCCGCCGCCGCGACCAAGGGTCGCGCCCCCGCCGCCAAGGTCTCGGCGGACTGGGCCCAGGCGCGACGCGAGCTTGACGCCGACGTGGCGGGCGAACTGCTGACCGTCGCCCTGGACCTCAACCTGGCCCATCATCTCGCCTGGCAGCGCGTCGTCTACCTGCGCGAGCAGAAGATGATGTCCGACAAGGCCGTCGGCGAGTTCATCAACTATCTCACGCGGGCTACCGCCGCGGCGTACCCCGACTACGCTTACGGTGTGGTGATGCGACTGATCCCCACGTACCAAAACGAAAAAGACCGCCAGGGCCTCTATCGCCGCGCCTTGGCGCTGTGGGCGGCGCGGCCGGATCTGCAGTGCCGCATCGTCATCGCCATGGGGGACGATCAGGAAAAGGCCGGCAACAAGTCCGCCGCCCTGGCGCTGTACGCTCAAGCGGCCAATCTGGGGCTCAACCGCGGCGACCTGGGTTATGACGCCGCGGCCAAGGCCGAAGGCATTCTGCGCGACGCGCGCAAGCTCGACGCGGCCATCCGCCTCTACAGCGACATGTTCGCCAAAACCAAGAAACCGGATCGGGCGGCCATGACGTTTCTGAATCAGACCGCTTACGTGAAGATCGGCAATCGCCTGGCGACGCTGCTGCAGGATGCCGGCCGCCCCGCCGAAGCCGACCGCGTCCGCACCGCCATCGGCCAGCCCGCCGCCGCGCCGACGGCCCCGCGCCGCAAGCAGTCGTGACATTCGCACGGGCTGCATGCCGTTGTGCAATAGACAGGGGGCGCCGCGGGGTGTTGCGGCGCCCCCATAGGCCGACCGTGTACGGTCGGGGGGTTAGCGCATCGTGGTGTCGCTCTTGCGGGCCACGGGAGCGGTTTTGGCGTTTATCGTGATCGGGGCGGTTGCCCGCACTCCTTCATTGGCGGTGACGACGGCCTGGCTGGTGTAGGTTGCGCCTCGCGCGGCTCGCAGGTGGTACGTCACGTCGCGCGACTCGTCGGGCCCCAAGGCGCCGATGTCGACGGCGGCTTTGCGATTGCCGCCTTCCATCGTCAGCCCCTCGGGCAGCGTCTCATCCACGCGAACGCCGCTCAACTCGCTTTGACCGCTGTTGCGTATCGTGATGGTGCTGGCGATGGCGCCGCCGGCGGTCGTTTCGCTGCGGCGGTTCACGTTGACCTTGGCTTCGCTGACCTCGGTCGTCGTACACGATTCGGCCGAGAGACCCTGCGCTGCCGTCACCTGTCCGCAGTTCTTGAACGATCCTGCCCGAGCGGCCCGGACACGGACGGTGAAGGTGCGGTTGGCCCCGGCGTCGATCGCGGCGATATTCCACGAGAGGTTCTGCCCGCTGACACTGGCTTTGGGATCGCTGGAGATGTATTGGATGCCCTCGGCCAGCGTGTCGGCCACGATCGCGTCCCGGACGGCGACGCGTGACGGATTGCTCACCACGATACTGTAGGCGAACTCCTGGCGTACCCTCGCGCGGGGCGGGGCGTTCTTGACGATGGCGATCTTCGCCCCCACCCAATGCACGCGCGTCGAGCCGGTCACCAGAGTCTGGCCCGCCGCGTCGTTTCGCGCGTCGGACGGCCGCATGATGTCGATGGCGATCTCGTTGACGCCTTCGAGGGGCTTGGTTTGCCCAAGGGTACACGAGGCTTCGCCGCGCTCGTCGGTGCGGACGGTGGCGGTCTTGCCCTTGCCGTTGAGGGTGGCCTCGGGGCCCGAGACGATGCTGTACGTCACGGGGTACCCGCTCACCGGCGCCCCGTCGCTATGGCGTCTGACACGCGTGACGAGCCGCTGCTCGGCGCCGACAGAGCCCACTGCCGCCGGCGGGAACAGCCACTTGACGTTGTACCAATGACCGACGGCGAAGACCTTGTGCCGCTTCCAGTTTTCAATGTCCGGCGCGTACGCGATAACGTTGGTGGTGCCCTCGACGGGCGAGGTGATGACGGCCCAGGTCTGCCCGGCCAGGAGGTGGATGTCGTCGGAGGGGTCTTCCGTGCCCCGCGTCAGCACACGTGGACAACCGGCGGTATGTGTGATGGCGTACTGGCTGGTGACTTTCGAGCCGTCCACCTCGATCAGGGCGCCCTCGCTGCCGGCGGGAATGATCCACTCGACGCGCCGACCGCCGAGGGGCTCGCCCTTGCTGTCCTTGAGCGTAGCGACGAGGACGTGCTGGCTCATCACGGGATTGACTGCCGCGACGGGCTGCACTTCGATCGAGGCGCCCTCGCCGGCCCCGCACCCGGCGATGAAGAGGGTGGCTGTAAGGAGCAAGAACGCAATCCCCGCCCAGCCGCGCATCCCAAAGCTCCTCTCGACGATGGTGAAGAGGTTGCCCCCGCCGCTGACGCGGGGATTCCCCAATCGCATCAATTATATGGCTGTGAAAGTTTCCCTTACCGGCAAAAGGGGCAAAAAATTTTGCCGATGAGATCCCGCGCCTATTGTGCGGCGTGCTGGAGCACGTCCTGCACCCGGTTGTCCATGGCGACCTGGTCGGCGTTGAACGCGTTCCACCCGGCCAGGTTCATCAGGCTGTCCAGGCCGATGGCGCCCTCCTGCAGCAGGTCGCGCCAGTTCTCCAGGCGGGGGATTTTGCCCTCGGTGGCGCTGCTGTGGCGCTGTTGGCGCGTCCAATCGGGGAAGATGTCGCCGCAGCCGTGGCGGGCGAGGAACGCCGTCAGGTCCCCGCCGGTGAAGGCGTCCACGTCTTCGCTTTCCAGCGCGTGCAGGCATTTGACCAGACGCTCATCGACGTCCCAAAGCGTATGCAGGCCGGTCGCGTGTTCGTCGACGCCCTCGGCCAGCGGCGGGTCATAGCGTCTGGCGGTGCAGTCCTGCAACTGCTGGGGATCGGTTCCTTCGACCAACTGGAGAAACTCGCCAGCCACTTTGGGCGGTATGGTCATCACGTCCAGTCCGGCCAGGTCCCGGACCTGTCTGCCGTCGCGGAAGCTCGCGCCGATCTGGCGCGTGGCGATGCCCATCTGCTCGCGCAGGCCCTTCAGGTGCGCCTGCGAAGCCAAGGTGGCCTTCTCGCCCACGTACGTTCCGTCGCCGAGCTTGTTCTGGGCGACAAAACTGTTCAGACGCCCCAGGAACACGTTGACGAACGCCGGTCGGCCGACCCGGGCGATCAGGTAGTTCTGCCGTGCCGAAAAGCCCAGCGTATGGTTGACGGCGATGCCCTCGGCGGTGCAGCGACGGGTGGCCAGAACGCCCGCCGGCGACAGCGGGATCTTCACGTAGAACCGCTGCGGGCAGATCTCGTAATAGCGCCGCGCGTACGCCAAAGCAGCCGGCAGGTCGTCCGCCAGGTCGGTGTGCTCCTCGACCGAGACGAAGGCGTCGAACGTCTCGACGAGCTTGAGTCCGTGACGCGCATTGAGGATGAACGCCAACTCGAGCTTACGCTGCTGCGGCGAGAGCGTGAAGTCGTCGAGCAGTCTGGAGGCCTCCACGATCAGGTCGTCGTAGAGGCCCTTCTGTACCTGCTGATTGAGCAGGGTGTTGTTGGTGGTCAGAGCGGCGAACTCGCGCGTCCAGCAGACGCCGACGTCGTCGATGTCGCCGCTGTCGAGCCACAACTGCGTTCCCAACTCGTTGAGCCGGCGCCACAGGGGATGGGTCGGAAACGTCGCTCGCACCTGTCCCAGCCGCGGCGCGAATCCCTCAAGCACGAACTCCCTCACACGGTCGCTCAGTTGGGAACCCGGTCCGGCGTCAGTCATCGCGGCGCTCCTTCCGTAAAAGTATAGCAGGCCGCTGAACACGTCGCAGGCGTCCCTCCACGCCCGCGACACGCCAGCGGCCTGCGTGTCCAGTGGCACAGGCTTTCCAGCCTGTGATTGCACAGCCTGGAAAGGCCGTGCCACCGCTAGGGTCTGCAGACTTCCTCGATCACTTCCTCAGCCACGTCGGCGTCGCGGCTTTCGGCGATGTCTCCCAGCGACAGCACGCCGGCGGGCTGGTCGTCATCATCAAGCACCAGCAGGCGGCGGATCTTCTTGCTCTTCATCAACTCTGCGGCATCGGCGATGTCGTCATCGCTGTGGCAGGTGAAGACCTCGCCGGTCATGATCTCGTCGACGGTGGTGGCGGCAGGGTCCATCCCCGCCGCGACGGCGCGGATCACAATGTCGCGGTCGCTGACGACTCCCGCAGGCCTGTCGCTGCGCATCACCGGGAGATAGCCCACGTCCTCGTTCTTCATGATCGTGGCCGCCTCCGTCAGCGATCCGTTGGCGTCGATACTCCTGACGTTTTGTGTCATGGCGTCTCGTACTCGCATGGGAGTCTCCTTCACAAGGGGCCGGCTACCAAATCGTAGGAGCCCACGGCCGCCGGCGGCATGGGGCGAGGGCTTGTTTTCCAGGCAAGACTTCACGCGACGGCGATAGGGCAAATCCGGATGCCCCATGAAGGCCTGAGGCGATTGTGCGGCGGCCTATAATTTTCTCAGCCATGGAAAACGCCCAGGTTGCCGACATGTTCGACGAGATCGCCGACCTGCTCGACCTGCAGGGCGAGGACGCCTTTCGTATCCGCTCCTATCGCAACGCCGCCCGCACCCTGCGCAACCTCTCGCAACGGCTGGAAGACATGGCCGCCGAGGGCAAAGACTTCGCCGACCTGCCCAACATCGGCAAGAGCACGGCTGCCAAGGTCGCCGAAATGCTCGCCACCGGCACGTGCGAGCGACTGGAGGCGTTGCGGGCGGCCGTTCCGAGCGACCTTCCGGTGCTGATGCGTCTTCCGGGCATTGGTCCGCGCAAGGCCATGCAGCTTCACCGGCAGTTGGGGATCACGGCGGTGGAAGACCTCGAAGCCGCC containing:
- a CDS encoding transglutaminase domain-containing protein, encoding MKPTSVACLCLALVACAAMAQDGAPAPKPIQPKAVAPAAPKPRLVLINDSWLLPAMRAQLQSAVEADAYDRLAEKLEDILLARLRCGKIDKPEALAEMVFLARAAQYLDGYRDAAGDDPAAKPMARKALAAWLLKHEPFARVLFRAMGAMRNPDDALRLLGQLLTSEEKKVLEYPDLTVALVTAQPDRRAAKVKGAVPQASAVEVFRFYTRGGKFRMDLRACPFEILQYVVDSRLSLEERQWALHNYGSHPMPAKAYFDLKYDIEAYGQGVARKIESLPYTLANLRKVGGVCIDQAYYAAEICKTLGIPAAVVHGSGSSGMSHAWVAYLKVAGGRGSWDSQTGRYAVHQYNTGYLYDPADGKEQMDSALMLTGQIAQLPLERREQADAAAAAARLVVDAAKRGDVEVLKTLAQDVNAAAATKGRAPAAKVSADWAQARRELDADVAGELLTVALDLNLAHHLAWQRVVYLREQKMMSDKAVGEFINYLTRATAAAYPDYAYGVVMRLIPTYQNEKDRQGLYRRALALWAARPDLQCRIVIAMGDDQEKAGNKSAALALYAQAANLGLNRGDLGYDAAAKAEGILRDARKLDAAIRLYSDMFAKTKKPDRAAMTFLNQTAYVKIGNRLATLLQDAGRPAEADRVRTAIGQPAAAPTAPRRKQS
- a CDS encoding transaldolase family protein, with product MTDAGPGSQLSDRVREFVLEGFAPRLGQVRATFPTHPLWRRLNELGTQLWLDSGDIDDVGVCWTREFAALTTNNTLLNQQVQKGLYDDLIVEASRLLDDFTLSPQQRKLELAFILNARHGLKLVETFDAFVSVEEHTDLADDLPAALAYARRYYEICPQRFYVKIPLSPAGVLATRRCTAEGIAVNHTLGFSARQNYLIARVGRPAFVNVFLGRLNSFVAQNKLGDGTYVGEKATLASQAHLKGLREQMGIATRQIGASFRDGRQVRDLAGLDVMTIPPKVAGEFLQLVEGTDPQQLQDCTARRYDPPLAEGVDEHATGLHTLWDVDERLVKCLHALESEDVDAFTGGDLTAFLARHGCGDIFPDWTRQQRHSSATEGKIPRLENWRDLLQEGAIGLDSLMNLAGWNAFNADQVAMDNRVQDVLQHAAQ
- a CDS encoding CBS domain-containing protein produces the protein MRVRDAMTQNVRSIDANGSLTEAATIMKNEDVGYLPVMRSDRPAGVVSDRDIVIRAVAAGMDPAATTVDEIMTGEVFTCHSDDDIADAAELMKSKKIRRLLVLDDDDQPAGVLSLGDIAESRDADVAEEVIEEVCRP